From the Nodularia sp. NIES-3585 genome, one window contains:
- a CDS encoding S-layer homology domain-containing protein: MLICKRPAVLLSLAVLFTSLTACGNNPTAKTLEQSLAADPRLQQDNPVIFGQSQPNEPQPRQKEPKVELPSDFPRNIPLYPNAQLESVTPEMGTQNSVVTRWLSSDPSNFITSFYSDQFQQNDWQILQQPRDDLANTFEARRQDLQVKVSIQPQSVTNPKPDQPQTATALVIEYIPNSTATAKPTETGSSQTSNPNVLGPPLPDNVATQPENNTSGSETTATATPKYQKFNDLNQAPPELRQAIEDLATLGVLSLKSQDVKSSSNDANSNSFEPSKNVTRREYARWLVAANNAMYANNPAKQIRLASESTQSTAFSDVSRTDPDFPVIQGLAETGLIPSPLSGDSTAVLFRPEAPLTREHLILWKIPLDTRQALPAANLEAVNQTWGFQDTGKIDPKALRAVLADFQNGEQSNIRRVFGYTTLFQPKKPVSRAEAAAALGYFGTLGEGISAAEALKLNNSQ, from the coding sequence GTGCTTATCTGTAAACGTCCAGCTGTCTTACTGAGTTTGGCTGTTTTATTTACTTCTTTAACAGCTTGTGGTAACAACCCCACCGCCAAAACCTTAGAACAGTCTTTGGCGGCAGATCCCAGGCTACAACAAGATAACCCAGTAATTTTTGGTCAATCTCAGCCAAATGAACCGCAACCAAGGCAAAAAGAACCAAAAGTTGAATTACCATCTGATTTTCCCCGAAATATCCCTTTGTATCCCAATGCTCAATTAGAGTCAGTCACACCTGAAATGGGTACACAAAATAGCGTAGTCACTCGCTGGCTGAGTTCTGACCCCAGCAATTTTATTACTAGCTTTTATAGTGACCAGTTTCAGCAAAATGACTGGCAAATTTTACAACAGCCTAGAGATGATTTAGCAAATACCTTTGAAGCACGTCGCCAAGATTTGCAGGTGAAAGTGTCCATTCAGCCACAATCAGTGACTAACCCCAAACCTGATCAACCACAAACAGCGACTGCATTAGTTATTGAATATATACCTAATAGCACTGCAACAGCAAAACCTACCGAAACGGGAAGTTCTCAAACCAGCAATCCAAATGTGCTTGGTCCGCCACTACCTGATAATGTGGCGACGCAGCCAGAAAATAACACATCCGGTAGCGAAACAACTGCAACAGCTACACCAAAATATCAAAAATTCAACGATCTCAACCAAGCACCCCCAGAACTGCGTCAAGCCATCGAAGACTTAGCCACTTTGGGTGTTTTGTCTTTAAAGTCCCAGGATGTTAAGAGCAGCTCTAATGATGCCAACAGTAACTCATTTGAACCCAGTAAAAACGTGACTCGCCGAGAATATGCCCGTTGGTTAGTTGCTGCTAACAATGCCATGTATGCTAATAATCCAGCTAAACAGATTCGCTTGGCATCCGAAAGCACTCAATCTACTGCTTTTAGTGATGTATCGCGAACAGACCCTGATTTTCCAGTCATTCAAGGGTTAGCTGAAACTGGGCTAATCCCTAGTCCTTTGTCTGGTGACTCTACGGCAGTTCTATTTCGTCCTGAAGCACCACTGACACGGGAACATTTAATTTTGTGGAAAATCCCCTTAGATACTCGCCAAGCCTTACCTGCGGCCAATTTAGAAGCAGTTAATCAAACCTGGGGTTTTCAAGATACAGGAAAAATTGACCCCAAGGCATTACGCGCAGTGCTGGCTGATTTCCAAAATGGTGAACAATCGAACATTCGCCGGGTATTTGGCTATACAACCCTGTTTCAACCTAAAAAACCAGTTTCTCGTGCTGAAGCTGCTGCGGCTTTGGGTTACTTCGGCACTTTAGGTGAGGGGATATCGGCGGCTGAGGCTTTGAAGTTAAATAATTCCCAATAA